A single region of the Lycium barbarum isolate Lr01 chromosome 2, ASM1917538v2, whole genome shotgun sequence genome encodes:
- the LOC132629311 gene encoding triose phosphate/phosphate translocator, chloroplastic-like → MASMSNTIQFSLQRPHFSSPHKLASRSVTNLVPFKSLSVVSKSKSFDISPVGLSSKPLKLFKCSQVLKPRNNVDVFITKAAAAADAEDHEIEITDGYAKPTKGFAENFPALVTGFFFFTWYFLNVIFNILNKKVYNYFPYPYFVSVVHLLVGVTYCLVSWSFGLPKRAPIDKELLLLLTPVAFCHALGHVMSNVSFATVAVSFTHTIKALEPFFSASASQFVLGHQIPVSLWLSLAPVVIGVSMASLTELSFNWTGFISAMISNIAFTYRSIYSKKAMTGMDSTNIYAYISIIALFFCLPPAIFIEGPQLLQYGFKDAITKVGLYKFLSDLFWIGMFYHLYNQIATNTLERVAPLTHAVGNILKRVFVIGFSIVVFGNKISTQTGIGTAIAIAGVAIYSLIKARIEEQKRKAALAHAQ, encoded by the exons ATGGCTTCAATGTCTAATACCATTCAGTTTTCTTTACAAAGACCACATTTTTCATCACCCCACAAACTTGCTAGTAGAAGTGTAACTAATTTAGTTCCTTTCAAAAGTCTTTCAGTTGTTTCAAAGTCCAAAAGTTTTGATATTTCACCTGTGGGATTATCAAGCAAGCCTTTGAAGTTATTTAAATGCAGTCAAGTATTAAAGCCAAGAAATAATGTTGATGTTTTTATCACAAAGGCTGCAGCTGCTGCTGATGCAGAGGATCATGAAATTGAAATTACTGATGG GTATGCTAAGCCAACTAAAGGCTTTGCTGAAAATTTTCCAGCTCTAGTTACTGGATTCTTTTTCTTTACATG GTACTTTCTGAATGTGATCTTCAATATACTCAACAAGAAGGTCTACAACTATTTCCCATACCCATA CTTTGTTTCAGTTGTACATCTCCTAGTTGGAGTAACCTATTGCCTTGTTAGTTGGTCTTTTGGTCTCCCTAAACGTGCA CCCATCGATAAGGAACTTCTGCTACTGCTCACTCCAGTAGCATTCTGCCATGCTCTTGGACATGTTATGTCTAATGTGTCATTTGCGACTGTTGCTGTATCCTTCACTCATACTATCAAAG CTCTAGAGCCATTCTTCAGTGCTTCTGCTTCTCAATTTGTCTTGGGCCACCAGATCCCCGTCTCACTGTGGTTATCGCTGGCTCCTGTTGTCATTG GTGTGTCAATGGCATCATTGACTGAACTATCATTCAATTGGACTGGCTTCATTAGTGCAATGATTTCGAATATTGCTTTCACTTACAGAAGTATCTACTCAAAGAAAGCAATG ACTGGAATGGACAGCACAaatatatacgcgtatatttcAATTATTGCCCTCTTCTTTTGCCTCCCTCCAGCGATATTT ATCGAAGGACCCCAACTACTGCAGTATGGTTTCAAGGATGCCATTACTAAAGTAGGCCTTTATAAGTTCTTATCTGATCTCTTTTGGATAGGGATGTTCTATCATCTGTATAACCAG ATAGCTACCAACACCTTAGAGCGTGTTGCACCACTTACACATGCTGTTGGAAATATTTTGAAGCGGGTGTTTGTGATTGGTTTTTCTATCGTGGTATTTG GAAACAAGATATCGACTCAAACTGGGATTGGTACTGCAATAGCCATTGCAGGTGTTGCCATTTACTCTTTAATAAAGGCAAGGATTGAGGAGCAAAAACGG AAGGCTGCCCTTGCTCATGCACAATAG